The Thermodesulfobacteriota bacterium genomic interval AGTAGTGACAACATATCCGATATAATTCCAAAGCTGCCGTTTTAGGGGTTGCTTCGTCCGCCTCTGGCGGTTTCGCAATGACAAAACTAGGTGCATTTTCAAGTGAAAACAGGCATAACAAATCTCCCTCTGCATTACGGAAAGGCCCCGTCCTGGCTATTTAGTCGAATGAAAGATCTGGCAAGGGAGATAACCATTGTCATAGTAGGGGAATTCGGGTCAGAAGAAATGCTTGAGAGGCTCTCTGACCCTTTCTGGTTTCAAGCCTTTGGGTGTGTACTGGGCTTTGATTGGCATAGCAGCGGTCTTACCACAACCGTATGCGGAGCCTTGAAAGAAGGCATAAAGGGGCTGGAAAAGGATCTCAATCTGTTTGTAGCTGGTGGTAAAGGAAAGGTATCCAGGCAGACCCCCCTTGAGATAGAGAGCCATTGCGAGGCTATCTCTCTGGATGCTAATGGTCTTGTATATGCCAGCAAAATGTCTGCAAAGGTGGATAGTGCTGCTATTCAAGATGGTTATCAACTCTATCATCACTGTTTTTTTTTACCGGAAAGGGAGATTGGGGAGTTATTCAACAGGGCATGAATGAAACCAATAGATTTGCCAGAAGGTATCACTGGCTCGGTCGTGGATTAGGGGATTTTGTATGTGAGCCCCACTCTGCCATATGTTGTGATTTGAAAGGTAAGACTCTTAACATGGTAGCTAAAGAGAGCGGAGATGCCAGGGAGACTGTAACATCTATATCCATGGAGAAACCCCATATTCTTGAATCGGAGATTATGAAACTCCAGCGATTGGACCTCCCAGATCACCATCAGATTCTCCCCAGTGATTTGAATTCGAGCAGGTTAAAAAAGATTCTTTTGGAAATCTATGAGAGGCAACCGAAAGACTTTGAAACCCTTCTTGGTATAAAGGGGGTGGGGCCAAAGACCATCCGCTCCCTGAGTTTGATTTCAGAATTGGTGTACGGGGTAAAGTCAAGCTTCCGCGATCCAGCCAGATTCAGCTTTGCCCATGGAGGTAAGGACGGGCATCCCTATCCTATAGATCGGAAAAACTATGATCTGTCTATTGAGTTTCTTAAGGAGAGTATTTCTCTGGCAAAGATCGGAAGACAAGATAAATTAAATGCCATCAGGAGATTGAATCAGCCGAAGGCGGGCTGATAAAAGAATGGGGTTACAAAACATGGAAGTAAAACCAAACACAATTAAGGCACTGGAAAAGATAACATACGGGCTTTATATACTTACTACAAAAATGGGAAAGGAAATAAACGGGATGATTGCCTCCTGGGTTTCGCAGGTCTCTTTTAGTCCCCCCCTTGTCATGGTAGTTATACGAAAGAAAAGATATTCACATAAGATGGTGAAAGAGAGCGGTGTATTTGCACTGAGTGTTCTGGGTAAAGATAATAGCGGATTGGTCAGCAAATTTAAGGCATCTACCCCGGAAGAGAAATTTAAAGGGATAAGATGGGAAACAAAAACTACCGGCGCTCCCATAATCGGCGAAACCATTGCCTATATGGACTGTAAGTTAGTAGACTCCATTGATACAGGTGATCATACCATTTTCGTAGGAAAGATTGTCGACGCAGATACCCTTAGAGATGGCATTCCCATGACCAGTCTGGATTACGGCAAGGTTTACATTGGTCAAAGCTAAGGACCCAACCTCTTAGGAAAATGGGATTTTTTATTTTTCAGGATTAACTACTTACAATAACCCATAGAGACTGCCTATGACCCCTACCTTAGAAGAATGTTTGGATTTGATGAAAGAACACAATATGCTGGAGAATATTGTTCACCATAGCCTTATGGTTAATGAGGTTGGGCTCTGGCTTTCTGAAGAATTGAATAAAACAGGTGAAAATATAGACATGGCAAAGGTCCGGGCAGGTGCCTTGCTCCATGACATCACTAAAACCAAAAGCATAACCACAGGTGAAGACCATGCCAGGACAGGAAGCGAGCTTTTAGAAAAACTGGGATTTACAAGTATAAGCGAAATAGTCAGACAGCATGTAATGACCGATGATGCTCTAAATTCACCCACAATTTCAGAGATAGAGATTGTCAACTATGCTGACAAAAGGGTACTGCATAACAAGGTTGTAACCCTTAGAGAAAGATTTGATGACCTGAGAAAAAGATACGGCACCACTCAAGAAAGGGTCCACTTAATCAGTCAATCGGAAAAGAGGACAATCGAGGTGGAGAATAAGATATTCTCCAGATTGGATGTAACCCCCGATGCCCTCCTGTCTATAACGATTGAAAACTACGCCCTAGAACCTCAGCGTTATCCCCGCAAGGATTGAATAATCTGACTCTGTTTTATTTAACCCGCCCTTGACACCAAAATCCACATCAAAGTTCTCCGAGACGGAGTAGATTACCCCTCCCAGGATAAAGGCAGGGTTTGTGTTGGAAGTCTTGTCGGTATTGCTTTCTATACCAATGTTTGCAACTGCTTTAATATTTTTAGCTGTTTCTACCTCTGATGCAAAAGATGCATGCCATATATCCTTTTCCTCATCAACCTCATTTTCATTCCTCTTATATCCCAGGTTTAAGTGAAATGCCCATGCCCCTATTTCCTTTGTGTTAATAAAAAAAGCTCCATATGTCACCCTCCCGGCACCAAGTCCTTTTTGATCGTCCCCTGTGGGAAATGTGATACCGGGTTTCAGGGCAATGCTAAAACCATCCCTTTCATAAAAACGCCATTTTAAATCAATAGATGTGTCTGATATGCCATCCTCTGTATTTGTAGTATCTGAATCATCTGTCCTTGTATACTGGTATGGGATACCTAAAACTATGTCCATATTGTTTGTTACCCCGTAGCCCAATGCTGTTGCTATCTCAGTTGTCTTTTCTGTAACTCCATCTTCATCAGTATGGTCATACTTTCCATTGAGTTCAAGCTGAAATTTCCCCCTGCCCAGGGTGCCTGCATCGTCTGTTATAAGAGGATGTGCACCAAATGCCAATCCACTCCAAAACAGCATAGTAAAGAATACAACTATTCGTATAAACATCTTTTCTCCTCCTTTTGGTTTTTTGAAATAAAAAGCCACAAAAGCTTTCCAGACCTTCTGGTCTTTATTTAAGCCTTCGTGGCTCTATTTGTGATTCTAACTTTAATAATAAGGCAAAGAGCAGGCCGTTATGACCCTACATCAAACACCCTGTTGTATAATACAATGTTACACATATCATCATGACATTTCTGAATAGCCTCTTTCCTTAGAGGATCTACCTGCATGAAGACCTCACCCTCATGGGTCATCTGGAGTATCCTTCTCCCTTCAACCTCGGTGCAAAGCACTCCACAGGGCATTTGTGATTCCATAAAAGCAAGGTGTAACGCATCTGCATAAGGTATACTGCACGTATTGATATTCTCACACCCACTACACATCTCAATCTCCAGGTTTACATAGCCAGCCTTGATGTTGTTAACGACTTTGGTAATAATTTCATACTCCATGGTAAAGTCGTGATCATGAGGATCGTGCTCCTGGTCTTCTTCTATAGATGAAACAGGCATCCCTTTACGGGCTGCAATAAACCTCTCATTAGATTGGAGGATCAAATCAGCAGCAGCTTTAAGATTATGTGCTACCTCTTTTAACCCCTGTATGTCCGCCTCTTCTGCCCATTTCCTGTATTCTTTAACATGGTCTTCATTATGCCTGATCCAATGGTTCAAAAGAACTGCAAGCTTTTTCAACTCGTTCTCTTCCATAAATTAACTCCTCTATAGTTGGTTACGATTTAAGCATATCACAAAACTGGCAATTGTAGGTTGGGTCTATTTCGTATCGTTCGAGCACCTTCCTTTTCCCTAAAATATCTTTAACTGACCCGTCTTCTACAACCCTGCCTTCTTCAAGGATTATTATTCTTTGGCACAGCTCTAGGGCAATAGGCAGGTCGTGTGATACTATTATTTTTGTTTCAGGGAAAGACTTAATGAGGTCTATCAGGACCCGCCGCATCTTTGGGTCCAGGTTACTTGTCGGCTCATCAAATATAAGGATTTTAGGTTCCATTGATAAAACTGTTGCAATGGCAGCCCTCTTTTTCTCCCCGGCACTCATGTGATGCGCAGACCTCTTTTCGAAACCTGATAACCCAATCCTTCCCAGAACCTCCGTAACCCTCTCCTTTGCCTCCTTATCGTTCATCCCCATATTTATAGGACCAAAAACTACATCATCGTAGACAGTAGGACAGAAGAGCTGGTCATCAGGGTCTTGAAAGACCATACCCACCATCCGCCGAATACTCTTAAGGTTTTTCCCGTTTACGGATTTCCCAAAGATCTTAACCGCAGCGTTTTTATTCAGTATGCCATTTAAATGTAAAAGCAAAGTAGACTTTCCTGCCCCGTTATGTCCTATAATGGCTACGGATTCTCCTACAAAAATGCTGAGATTCACGTCCTGTAATGCCAGATTTCCATCCGGATACCTGTAAGTTAGGTTTAAAATCTCCACTGCCTTTTCTTTGTTCATACCATTAACCTCACACCGGTAACTACAGTGATTAAAATAGACAAAAAGATATAATCCATTGGTCTCAATCTCTGTATCCTTTCTTTTCTCTTCAAATCGCCATCAAAACCCCTGGAAAGCATAGCAACATACACTCTTTCTCCTCTCTCGTAGCTTCTTATAAAAAGGGTACCAATCATATTGCCTATCACCTTTGAGTGCCATATCCATTTCCCACCAAAGCATCTGGAATCTCTGGCTCTTTTCATCCTTTGCGCTTCGTCTGTAATGATAAAGAGATACCTGTACATGAAAGACGCAATCGTGGTGAATATTTTAGGCAATCCCAAATCCTCAAATCCCTTCAGTAGTTTTGGAAAGGGAACAGTTGAAGATAGGAGAATCATACATAGTACACCTATGTATGACTTGACAACCACATTCCACAAGACCATAAGCCCGCTATTAGAAACTGTAAGTCCGCCTATACCCAGGTTATACCCCCCTCCAATTACATCTTTCTTTAAAAAGGGGATAAATATTGCTACCATAAATACAAAGGGGATAACTATCATTGATCTCCCAAATACATGATGGAAGGGGAGGTTTGACAGTAAAAGAACCCCTAGAAGTACTGCAAAATATACACCAAAGCTGAAGTAGGAAGATGCTGGGGTACTAACACATACAACTGTGAGAAAGAAGAGGCCAATGATTTTGACCCTTGGATCTAATCCATGAATCACACTAGGAATATCACTGTAATTGTCTAAAAACGAGTGTTTCATATCTAATCAAACTTTATGCTGTGATCTTTTTGAACGAATGAGCCTGGCAACACCATATCCGACACCGAAAACAATGAGTGTTCCTATAAAGCCGGATAGCCCCGTAGCAATCTTTTCATTCTTGGAACCCGGGATGGAATAATCTGGCATAAGCGATAGTTTCCATAAAACCCATTCCTCGCCTTTTTCCAAAAACCCCTTTATTTCAGCTACCTTTTCCAATCCATCAGGATAGGATGAAGCAAAAGGGGAAACGAATATGGCTATCAGCAGAGAAATCAATAGACCGACAAGAACAAATGCCTTTATGCTTACGTTGTTCATATTATGCCTCCACCCTATTAAATGTCCTGGCATCCGGGTAACTATACGTCCCTACAAGATCAGGTCTCGTGTTTACGACTAGACCTACAACTGCAGTTGTAATTATTGCCTCACCAATACCTATCAACACGTGAACAGATGCCATTGCAGGGAGCACTATGCCCAGAGGCGATGTTCCTGAAATCGCCAATTCGACGGCACATGCACTTGCCCCCAGCACAACTGACATCCAAGAACTTATGGCAACTGAAACTAAATATCCCCCCTTATTTTTGGGAAAGATAGATTTCAGTGCTACCAGAAGGTAATAACATAGTACACCTCCTATAATACCCATATTGAAGATATTTGTACCCAGTGCTGTAAGCCCGCCATCTGCAAACAAGAGGCATTGTATAGTAAGCACCACCGCCATAATAAGACAACTTATCCATGGTCCTAAAAGC includes:
- a CDS encoding transporter, which gives rise to MFIRIVVFFTMLFWSGLAFGAHPLITDDAGTLGRGKFQLELNGKYDHTDEDGVTEKTTEIATALGYGVTNNMDIVLGIPYQYTRTDDSDTTNTEDGISDTSIDLKWRFYERDGFSIALKPGITFPTGDDQKGLGAGRVTYGAFFINTKEIGAWAFHLNLGYKRNENEVDEEKDIWHASFASEVETAKNIKAVANIGIESNTDKTSNTNPAFILGGVIYSVSENFDVDFGVKGGLNKTESDYSILAGITLRF
- a CDS encoding HDIG domain-containing metalloprotein; protein product: MTPTLEECLDLMKEHNMLENIVHHSLMVNEVGLWLSEELNKTGENIDMAKVRAGALLHDITKTKSITTGEDHARTGSELLEKLGFTSISEIVRQHVMTDDALNSPTISEIEIVNYADKRVLHNKVVTLRERFDDLRKRYGTTQERVHLISQSEKRTIEVENKIFSRLDVTPDALLSITIENYALEPQRYPRKD
- the cbiQ gene encoding cobalt ECF transporter T component CbiQ, whose product is MKHSFLDNYSDIPSVIHGLDPRVKIIGLFFLTVVCVSTPASSYFSFGVYFAVLLGVLLLSNLPFHHVFGRSMIVIPFVFMVAIFIPFLKKDVIGGGYNLGIGGLTVSNSGLMVLWNVVVKSYIGVLCMILLSSTVPFPKLLKGFEDLGLPKIFTTIASFMYRYLFIITDEAQRMKRARDSRCFGGKWIWHSKVIGNMIGTLFIRSYERGERVYVAMLSRGFDGDLKRKERIQRLRPMDYIFLSILITVVTGVRLMV
- a CDS encoding energy-coupling factor ABC transporter permease encodes the protein MHVPDGFVSGGVNAITYIISAGVSVFAVREANKKLGDKQVPLLGVVAAFIFAAQMLNFPVAGGTSGHFLGALLAASLLGPWISCLIMAVVLTIQCLLFADGGLTALGTNIFNMGIIGGVLCYYLLVALKSIFPKNKGGYLVSVAISSWMSVVLGASACAVELAISGTSPLGIVLPAMASVHVLIGIGEAIITTAVVGLVVNTRPDLVGTYSYPDARTFNRVEA
- a CDS encoding flavin reductase family protein, whose amino-acid sequence is MEVKPNTIKALEKITYGLYILTTKMGKEINGMIASWVSQVSFSPPLVMVVIRKKRYSHKMVKESGVFALSVLGKDNSGLVSKFKASTPEEKFKGIRWETKTTGAPIIGETIAYMDCKLVDSIDTGDHTIFVGKIVDADTLRDGIPMTSLDYGKVYIGQS
- a CDS encoding ABC transporter ATP-binding protein, coding for MNKEKAVEILNLTYRYPDGNLALQDVNLSIFVGESVAIIGHNGAGKSTLLLHLNGILNKNAAVKIFGKSVNGKNLKSIRRMVGMVFQDPDDQLFCPTVYDDVVFGPINMGMNDKEAKERVTEVLGRIGLSGFEKRSAHHMSAGEKKRAAIATVLSMEPKILIFDEPTSNLDPKMRRVLIDLIKSFPETKIIVSHDLPIALELCQRIIILEEGRVVEDGSVKDILGKRKVLERYEIDPTYNCQFCDMLKS
- a CDS encoding PDGLE domain-containing protein codes for the protein MNNVSIKAFVLVGLLISLLIAIFVSPFASSYPDGLEKVAEIKGFLEKGEEWVLWKLSLMPDYSIPGSKNEKIATGLSGFIGTLIVFGVGYGVARLIRSKRSQHKV